Genomic segment of Streptomyces zhihengii:
CTCGGGCGACATCGATCCGGCCGTCACCTTCCACCTCAAGCGGGTCGCGGGCATGTCGGCCGACGAGATCGACGTCCTGCTGAACAAGCGGAGCGGTCTGGTGGGACTCTGCGGCGACAACGACATGCGGGAGATCCGCCGGCGCGTCGACGAGGGCGACGAGCGGGCGAAGCTGGCGTTCGACGTCTACGTCCACCGGCTGCGGAAATACATCGGGGCCTACTACGCCGTGCTCGGCCGGGTGGACGCGGTGGCGTTCACGGCGGGGGTCGGCGAGAACGCGGCGCCGGTGCGGGAGGCGGCGATCGCCGGTCTCGACCGGCTCGGGCTCGCCGTCGACCCGGACCGCAACGCCGTGCGCTCCGGGGAGGCGCGGCTGATCTCGCCGGACGGCGCCGGGGTCGCGGTGGCCGTCGTGCCCACCGACGAGGAACTGGAGATCGCCCGTCAGACGCATGAATTGGTGAAAAGGGTGAACGCCCGAACGTGAACGCCTGAGCGGGCGGGCGCCCATTTGTACATTCCACCAGACGGAATATTCCGCAGGGAAACAAACCGATAGGATCCGCCTTATGCGCCGTTCCAAAATCGTTTGCACACTGGGCCCCGCCGTCGACTCCTACGAGCAGCTGAAAGCGCTCATCGAGGCCGGCATGAACGTGGCCCGATTCAACATGAGCCACGGGTCCCACTCGGAGCACGAGGAGCGGTACCACCGCGTGCGCCAGGCCTCCGAGGACACCGGCCGCGCCGTGGGCGTCCTGGCCGACCTCCAGGGGCCCAAGATCCGCCTGGAGACCTTCGCCGAGGGGCCGGTCGAACTGGTCCGCGGCGACGAGTTCGTCATCACCACCGAGGACGTGCCCGGCGACAAGTCGGTCTGCGGGACGACGTACAAGGGTCTGCCCGGTGACGTCTCCAAGGGCGACCAGATCCTGATCAACGACGGCAACGTCGAACTGCGGGTCGTCGAGATCGAGGGCCCCCGGGTCAAGACCATCGTGGTCGAGGGCGGTGTCATCTCCGACCACAAGGGCATCAACCTGCCCGGTGCGGCGGTCAACGTGCCCGCGCTGTCCGAGAAGGACATCGAGGATCTCCGCTTCGCCCTCCGCATGGGCTGCGACCTGGTCGCGCTCTCCTTCGTCCGCGACGCGAACGACGTCAAGGACGTGCACAAGGTGATGGACGAGGTGGGCCGCCGGGTCCCCGTCATCGCCAAGGTGGAGAAGCCGCAGGCCGTCGAGAACATGCAGGACGTCGTGATGGCGTTCGACGGCGTGATGGTGGCCCGCGGCGACCTGGCGGTCGAGTACCCGCTGGAGAAGGTCCCGATGGTGCAGAAGCGCCTCATCGAGATGTGCCGCCGCAACGCCAAGCCGGTGATCGTCGCCACCCAGATGATGGAGTCGATGATCACCAACTCCCGCCCCACGCGCGCCGAGGCGTCCGACGTCGCCAACGCGATCCTGGACGGCGCGGACGCGGTCATGCTCTCCGCGGAGTCCTCCGTGGGCGCTTACCCGATCGAGACGGTCAAGACGATGTCGAAGATCGTCAGCGCCGCCGAGGAGGAGCTCCTCTCCAAGGGCCTCCAGCCGCTGGTCCCGGGCAAGAAGCCGCGCACCCAGGGCGGTTCGGTCGCCCGTGCCGCCGCGGAGATCGCCGACTTCCTGGACGGCAAGGCCCTGATCGCCTTCACCAAGTCCGGCGACACGGCCCGCCGGCTGTCGCGCTACCGCGCCCAGCAGCCGATCCTGGCCTTCACCACGGACGCCGCCACGCGCAGCCAGCTCGCGCTGAGCTGGGGCGTCGAGTCCTTCGTGGTCCCCCACGTCAACAACACCGACGCGATGGTGGACCTGGTCGACGCGGAGCTGCTGAAGCTCCAGCGCTACAACGAGGGCGACACCATGATCATCACGGCCGGCTCCCCTCCGGGCGTCCCCGGCACCACCAACATGGTCCGCGTCCACCACCTCGGCGGCGACAAGGCCTGACGGCCCCGCCCCGGCGGGCCCGCGTACGAAGAGGCCGTGGGCCGCACCCCCCTGAACGGGTGCGGCCCACGGCCTCTTTCGCGGCTCCCGGTGGTCCGGGGCGACGGCCTCGCCGGGCCGACGGGCCTGCCTACTTCTCGATGTAGTTGTGCAGGCCGGGGATCGTCAGCGTGCCGCCGAACTGGCCGGCCTGACGGACCTTGGCGTTGGTGAACATCGCGAACGGGACGTTCAGCGGCGGCGGGGACTCCGGGCTGAAGGTGATCGGGATGATGCCGAAGAGGTTGCCCTTCAGCTCCTCCGTGTACATGGTCACCG
This window contains:
- the pyk gene encoding pyruvate kinase, with amino-acid sequence MRRSKIVCTLGPAVDSYEQLKALIEAGMNVARFNMSHGSHSEHEERYHRVRQASEDTGRAVGVLADLQGPKIRLETFAEGPVELVRGDEFVITTEDVPGDKSVCGTTYKGLPGDVSKGDQILINDGNVELRVVEIEGPRVKTIVVEGGVISDHKGINLPGAAVNVPALSEKDIEDLRFALRMGCDLVALSFVRDANDVKDVHKVMDEVGRRVPVIAKVEKPQAVENMQDVVMAFDGVMVARGDLAVEYPLEKVPMVQKRLIEMCRRNAKPVIVATQMMESMITNSRPTRAEASDVANAILDGADAVMLSAESSVGAYPIETVKTMSKIVSAAEEELLSKGLQPLVPGKKPRTQGGSVARAAAEIADFLDGKALIAFTKSGDTARRLSRYRAQQPILAFTTDAATRSQLALSWGVESFVVPHVNNTDAMVDLVDAELLKLQRYNEGDTMIITAGSPPGVPGTTNMVRVHHLGGDKA